The Triticum aestivum cultivar Chinese Spring chromosome 5A, IWGSC CS RefSeq v2.1, whole genome shotgun sequence genomic sequence CTCGATGTACGCGGGGAGACTGACCATGAAGCCCTGTGTTGGCTATGGCTATCCCATCCTCGACAAAAAGGTAGTATCATCACTGGATTCCTTTATAATTCTTTCTGTCTACCAGTTCAATTGGTTTACGTACCAGATTCTGTTTGCATCGGAAGTCTTTGGGCTTACTTGGTGGAAGTGGTCAGTCTTTTTCCGTCCACACCTACGACATCAGACAAGATTGATTTTTATTGTAGCACCTAACTTGAAGACGCGTTGATATTCATCTTCCTTCAAACGTCATGGTGAATGATAAGGGGTTTTGGAATGATGCACGACCCAGTCCTCTGGGTCATCTTGATCTGTTGTTGAGGTAACTAGAATTGTGTGGAAAGTATGCTCTTCATGTGTTGTTTGCAGGGAAGCAATTGTTATAGATCCATTCAAACTAATTTACCATGTTCGTTCTCCACATTTTCTCTACGTAATTGTTTATGGTTGTAGTGTGGCTTGGGCATGATACTGATTTCCTGATTGTTCCATCATATGAATGTTTATGGTACATGGTAGTTATTTACACACAGGTGTCAATTGCAGATAATGTTGATGATAGTATGAGGTGTGTTCTCTACATGTTTTAAGAGAGCATATTATGCTCTATGGCGCTAGATGAAGCAAGCTTATGGAAGCATATCTTTTTATAAACAATATGTATATCACTATATCATGATTTGTGACCCAGCGAATATTTGGTGCATCTACCTGCAAATAGTAACGATGTTGGGCCATCCTAAAATAACCCCATGTATTTGCAGATTAGACAAGAATTGATGTTATCCGGTTGATGAGATATCTTCGTCAGTTTTGTGAAATATATTACAGGAGTTATGTTCTCAACCAATGGTTCATCTAGCGCTCTCCATTCCAAAACCGACTACACATTCCCCTGGAAAAATGAAGAACCATTGTACTAGATGGAAAACAATGGAGAAATGCCGACATCCTATATAtgttatttccttttctgttttgtcAAATATCTTCAGAAGTTTATAGTCTCTCACCCTATTAATATTTTATTTCCATAGATGTTATGTGTGTGTGTGAGCATGTTTATTTCTTGACTGCTATTTTAGTCGCCATTCGTTAGTGCATATTTTGTAGATCGATTTAGATAAAGTTCATTGTTGGCTTGAGTATGTACTTTCAAAGGCTATGATATGATACAAGACTGGTTGTTCTTCTTAATCAAAGAGAGGAAAAGTTGAATGAATCTTTCATAGTATCGAGGCACCATGGCATGCTTTGAGGTTATGATACACTTTTTTAGTGCAATTCATGTAAATCATATTTCCACTCTTAGATAATCGATGTAATCTCTTGGTATGCAAGCATCGGTAATCCAGTGGGATAACATGTTGATATTGATACTCTGTCCTCACATCCACAAGACCGAACCTCCTACCAACAGAGAACCAACTCTCTTTGCTATTACATTGTTCATTTTGGAATTTTTAGCACATTTTTAGGGTTTTATTCAAATCTTTACACTACTTAACTAACAGCAAAGAGaccccgcagcaacgcgcggggtatcacctagttctcctaatgatgtgatcccgttatcaatgacatccaatgtccatagtcaggaaaccatgactatcttttgatcaacgaactagtcaactagaggctcactagggacgtgttgtggtctatgtattcacacatgtattacgattttcgaataacacaattatagcatgaacaatagacaattatcatgaacaaggaaatataataataatcattttattattgcctctagggcatatttccaacaaactttCCCATCAACGAGCATCTGTTCCACCTCGCCCCGCCCGAGCCGGGGGTGGTGTCTGATCGGATGGCGCGGGACGACCGAGAGGCGAGGGAGCGCCTCAAGGCCTACATGGACGACCTCCGCCGACAGTACCCGGAGCTAGTGGAGGCGAAGCGGGCGATCTTTGTCGTCCATGACGTCAAAGTTATCGTTATCTCCGACAAGGGCGGCAATGCGGGCAGCAACGTCAAGGAGTGGCAGAGCATCTTCCccggtgacgacgacgacgacagcaCCGACCCGGGCCCtaaaggattggctcgacctccacttcgaCAACAAGTAGTttaagtttagttttagtttaaaaTTATGCTTAACGTTCAGTTGAGAGAACTTTATGTGTTGAACTTATGTTTAAATGCATCATCTTCTGGTTCAAATTTGATTGAATTTGCGCAAATTAAGTTGTACTCCGCTAACTTTAGTGGATCAGCTAGGTGCGGCCAAATTTTAGTGGAGTATATATACTCCACTAACTTATAAGGGATCATTTAGAGTTGCCCTAAGAAGTAAAAGCACATCAAATGTGTGATCTCAAATGGAAAGCTCACACCCATGTTTTCTCAGGAGGGTACATGATAATACGTAAGGCAAATCCATTCTGGATCAACTAGCTTACATCAAAACTACTATGGGGAAGAAGATCTAACGACACACTTGCaacaaaacttgaaaaattctTGTGTTGCGGTTCGAAAACACTGTTTTCCATCATAGATGAGGTTCATGGTAGTTCTGTTTATGAAATCTTCCGAGCAAGATTCTTCACTCCCGCACCAACACATTTTAGAGTGACCGTGTTTGAGTTTGTATCGGGCTTGATGATGAACTTGACATCAAGGAACTCCTTGATGTTTCGAAGTGATTCTATAGCGTGCGGTGTCAGCTGTCCCACGCGAACCTTTGACACATCAGGCGGGCATAGAGCGCACAGCATGAACAGAAGGCCCTGCAAATTGTTTACAAGAGAAACATCATGTGGCTAACAGAAGAAGCATTTTGAAGCAAGATTCAGAAAGAGCCATAGAAGGAAAGTTAGACACGGTCTCAGACATTATCTTGCCAAAATGAACCAAGGACCAGGTTGGCAGAAGAACTAGCATAAAAAGATCATTCTGACGGACTACATCCATGCATACAATGTTCAGTTTGAATTTTTTATTCTTATCCAACTTTTGTGGCTGGCTTTTGAGTTACTAATACAATGGAAGAAAGGAttctcccctgctgtgttctcgagagggggggggggggggatgctaGAATTGCTAATTTATCTTCCTACAACATCATCAGCCAAAATAATAAATGACCATTACTGTTGCAGAGCGGTCTAAGTGCTTCAGAGTAGACAAAAAACACAGTAGTGATCATGAATCGTAGGAGAAGCATGTAAAGAAAACACAAATTATCAGCCACAATATAAAAATATCTGCCACCAGCCAGCTAAATAATATAAGAAAGGAATAAACTGGAATGAAATATCAGACCTGATGTGTTGAGTCAACAACTCCTCCTTGAGCCACCTCTTCTAGCAGCATCGATGCAACTTGCTCACCAAGATCCTCTGGAGACATTAGCTCAGGCTTCTTAGATTGTTCACTCATTTCATCAACATTGGGATAACTCACAGTAGCATCTGCAGAAATCAGACAGCCTGTTGTGGTCTCAGCAACTACTGATACGCCATAGCCTGCTGACCTGCCAAAAGATGAATAAATTTAAATTTTTGAATAGCAGGACACCAGGAGATAACAGCACATTGTGTCACTAATAATATTCAACAGGTTCTACTTCAAGTTGGAAACGTACAATCCACCAGATAAACCAGCTCTATGATCGGTGAAGATATGAACATCCGGAATAAACTTATTGAAGAGTCCACGTGCAGCATAGAGGATACGGTTTTCAATCTGTGGAGATACATTGGTTGAGAATGTTACACCTCTTATCCTCTTTACCATTCCTTCATCAATCCAATTAACTGCCTGCAAAAACACTTGATATTAGAAGGGAATGTCAACAGAAATCACGAAACGTGAGCAGAAGTAAACTCCACCACACCTTTAATGTACTATTTATATTGGGAACTCGAAGAAGCACTTCACCACCACCACGAGGAGGAGCTCCCCGGTTTTCAATTTTGAGCTCCAGTCCCTCAAGAGGAACGCCAAAATGCTTGAGCATATGCAACGTAACCATCCGGAAAGTATCCACAGAAGGATCCTTTGTATCATTCGTTATTCCTAAAAATAATGGCATCACATTTAGACTCCATACTAAATTTAGAAGCAAAAGACACTGTATGATCAATAACAGTGATGGCCATCAACCTTCTGCAGAATTTGTGATTCCTACAAGCATGACAATATTTAGACTCCGTAGAAGTGGAAGACTTTCTACAATCATTAACAACAACGGCCATCATTTGCGCAGAACTAAAGAATTATTTTCTTTCAGTCTTTTGCAGATCTTGGCTTATGGAAGCTTGAGACACATAGTACTACTGAGCACCTCATGTTAACAAGAGCATCTTCATTAGCAAAAATGAATGGCCACAAGGATCATGGGTTCATGAGAAAAAGCTAATAAGGTTTGCTTACTCGGTGACAGCGAATTCAGCCAAATTAACTAACTGGCCATAAAACCACCTTCGTCAAAACAATCCATGCGAGAACAGGACGAACTCACATGATCCACATACACCAATTGAAACAAACCATCCGACCGAACAATGAATCAGACTGGATAAGAACAACCTAAAATTAAAATAACTCATTGCAATGAACAATGAAGCAGATTTGATAACCAATAATTCTAGAAAACCCTGACCACACAACCTCTGCCTGAACTAATATGGTAATTCCCGAGTTCCAGTGCAAAACATGGCAATCAATTGACCTGACGGTGCAACAACAGTCACCCGAAATTTCTCTGATTCTGCACACCTCAAGCACAAACAAGATGAGCAAACGCTATTCACCTTTGAGCCGAATGGACAAGGGCGACCTGGCGAAGAGCCCGAGCAGAATGAGCGGCTCGATGAAGTAGCCGATCCCGCGGTGCACCCCGCAGTCGTGCTCCAGGTCCTTCCCACCGAGGACCACCCCGGGCTTGTACCCGACCTTCGTTCCTGCCCACGAACGAACCCACTACAATCAGCCACCAGCCCAAATCGAAGAAGCCCCTGTCGCGGCCACAAGTCGGCGCGCCCTTGCCTGTGTCGTTGACATCGATGACGTGCTGGTCCGAGACCTTGTCGAGGAGGTGGAGGAGGGACATCTCGTGCTGGCGGAGGCCACCCTCGCCGGCGCGGATGTCCTTGATGATGATGGGGGTGGAGGTCAGCGTCGCCAGCACCAGCCGCTGCCGGAAGTCTCGGCTGCCCGAGAGCCTCCGGGACTTCTCGCGACCCATCCTCGCCGGTCGCCGGCGCCGGGGACGGTTGGCTCTACGCTCGCCGCGCGGGGGGTGGTGGGGTTGGTCGTGCGGCGGGGGCGGGGAGGGCTCTTGCTAGTAGGGTTTAGGCGGGCGCCGGCGAGGCGTTGCTGCGGCGGGTATTTCACAGGGACGCGGGCCTCGCGCAACGGCCCGCTTGTACTTTCTTTTAGCAAAGCCCCGCTTGTACCAAACCGGAGAAAATTGCCCGGTGTCGTCCATGAATACACAGCCCACATAGAGATTTAGGGTGTGTCTGGATTGTGGCCGCTCCTTCGGAAGGCTTTGGTTAGGTCAGTCCAATGGTCTTCATTTCGTCCCTGTAAATATCGTGACGATTGAATAAAAAGCTTTAGAATTTGCCTAAAAAAACttgacgcgctctcagccattcgacACGTGTCGTGTTCTGGGCGTTTCCTTcggattttgtttttgttttttttttcgcacgcgttttcagcTATTTAAACGGGTTTTTTTCGGTTTGCTTTTCattggtcttccttagcttttcgaccaaaaataaataaaaaagtgcgaaacgcgttttcttttttttttcctttttgcgagagttacggttttgcttccgcgaaaggcgcggttttgcttttgcgagagttatggccgtgcctctcggaaacgaaaagacacgttttctattttttcctttcgcgagagtcacgggtttgcttccgcgagaggcacggttgtgctttcacgagagtcacggtcgtgccccTCGGAAACGGgaaaaacgcattttctgtttttttcctttcgcgagagtcacggttttgctttcgtgagaggcatggttgtgttttcgcgagagtcacggccatggctcttggaaacggaaaaaacgtgttttctgttttttttcctttcgcgagagtcacggttttgcttctgtgTGAGGCACggggtgtgctttcgcgagagtcacggccgtgcctcctcggaaatgaaaaaaatgcattttattatccttttttccttccgcgagattcacgattttgcttccacgagaggcacggttgtgatttcgtgagagcgtgcctctttcggaaagggaaaaaaaccgtGCTCCGGGTTTggtttttttgtccggttttttcggccggttttttcatgaaaaaagtcGTCAAAACcaatcaacatgggatctagttttgaagatctcgacgcgagaaattcAACGGTGAAAGCGGTTTGAGATTCGGACGCatggtttgagagataaaacgttttgaacaaacggatctatgaaaaaaggaaaactctcaggttgcgacaagtggtgcaGAACGTGACACTTGTCGCAACATGGggagttggagtgatctttgcaacgagtactccccAACTAGTGATCTCGGCTAAAGTGCACCTtatcaaaattttggtcatgacccaaagattgatCTTTGTTTGGATGGTCGACAATTTTTtagcatgccaatgaactctagccaactctagtttaATTTTTTGCtaatgttggccaaatcatgggtAACCAAAACTCAACCATAATTTGGCTAGCCAATACTTTGATGGGGAAcattgggcacaaaccaaacacacccttagctCCAAAAACAAGCCCACATAGAgataaaaatgaaaagaaaaaaaactaccagACACAATGTTTGCTTTTTTCTGCTAAAAATGGCACAATGTTTTGATTGCACACCCTAATTTCTATGGAActgtttttttcaaaataaaatagtAACTGTTTTTGGTGGATCAGTAAGAAAACCACATGTTTAGCACGCGTTGACTGCACATTATTTAGTTTTGTGAATAAGGTTGCATGCTCCTCATCATGAGTTGGGACTTGGCTTGCATTGGAGGCATGACAGTACCTTCTACCCCGTCATATATGACCCCCTAAGGCATCTCCAAGGGGATCCATCAAATCGTCCCCAAATATTCATAACAAACAGTCCAGACACTTTTAACCCTACAATGCGGCTTAATAAATTGGGTCGGACCGGCCTGGACAGCCAAAATTCCCTAGACTGACCCCAAATCGAGGAGCTCCTGGAAATCCGTCACGTTGGAATCCCCACCCATGTCCCATCCAAAATTCCACTTAAATCCCACGATCTCATATTTCTCCTCCGTCATGATGTAACACGAACTAGCGAGATGCTAATTCGCGCGCGTagacggcccgatctttcacggcgatGGTTGATCAACAGTTCGTCCCCTGTTCCTCCTCGCAACCTTCAAGATAATTTTCACCCGCGTACGAAAATACACGATTGAAAATAAT encodes the following:
- the LOC123102512 gene encoding probable RNA 3'-terminal phosphate cyclase-like protein; the encoded protein is MGREKSRRLSGSRDFRQRLVLATLTSTPIIIKDIRAGEGGLRQHEMSLLHLLDKVSDQHVIDVNDTGTKVGYKPGVVLGGKDLEHDCGVHRGIGYFIEPLILLGLFARSPLSIRLKGITNDTKDPSVDTFRMVTLHMLKHFGVPLEGLELKIENRGAPPRGGGEVLLRVPNINSTLKAVNWIDEGMVKRIRGVTFSTNVSPQIENRILYAARGLFNKFIPDVHIFTDHRAGLSGGLSAGYGVSVVAETTTGCLISADATVSYPNVDEMSEQSKKPELMSPEDLGEQVASMLLEEVAQGGVVDSTHQGLLFMLCALCPPDVSKVRVGQLTPHAIESLRNIKEFLDVKFIIKPDTNSNTVTLKCVGAGVKNLARKIS